The Streptomyces sp. NBC_00775 genome includes the window GCACACCGTAGGTGTATCCCTTTTCCTCGCGCAGAACACGGTCCAGGCGCGAGGTGAGGGTGCCGCCGAGGCAGTACGTGCCGAGCACCTGGGCGGGCCACACGCGGTCGTGCCGATCGGCGCCGACGCGGCCGATGAGCAGCTGTGTCTGGACGGCGCCGGGCCGGTCCACGATGATCACGCGGCCGGTGTCGTCGGCGCTCACCGGCGGCACGGGACGCGGCTCGGCGGACGAGCCGGTCCAGGAGCCGAGCGTGTCGGCCAGCAGCGCGTCGAGGTCGACACCGGTGAGGTCACCGACGATGACCGCGGTACCCGTCGCGGGGCGAACGTGCTTCTCATAGAAGGCCCGTACGGCTGCCGAGTCGATCTTCTGGACGGTCTCCTCGGTGCCCTGGCGCGGGCGCGACATGCGCGCGGTCGCCGGGAACAGCTCCTTGGAGAGCTCCTTGGCGGCGCGGCGGGCCGGGTTGGCCGCCTCGTGCGGGATCTCGTCCAGGCGGTTGCGGACCAGTCGCTCCACCTCGCTGTCCGCGAACGCCGGTGCCCTCAGGGCGTCGGCGAGCAGACCGAGCGCCTTGGGGAGGCGCGAGACGGGGACTTCGAGGGACAGGCGTACGCCGGGGTGGTCGGCGTGTGCGTCGAGGGTGGCGCCGCAGCGCTCCAGCTCGGCGGCGAACTCCTCGGCGGAGTGCTTGTCGGTGCCCTCGGAGAACGAGCGCGCCATGATCGTGGCGATGCCGTCGAGGCCCGCGGGTTCGGCCTCCAGCGGCGCGGCGAGGATCACCTCGACGGCGACGACCTGCTGGCCGGGGCGGTGGCAGCGCAGGACGGTCAGACCGTTGTCGAGCGTGCCGCGCTCGGGCGACGGGAAGGCCCACGGCCTGGCCTCGCCGGCCTGGGGCTGCGGGTGGAAGTCCATGGTGGCGAGCTCGGTCACTTCGCCGCCTCCTCGTCGGTGTCTTCAGCGGCGTCAGTGTCTTCGGCGGTCTCGGCGGCGGTCGGTTCGTAGACGAGCACCGCGCGGTTGTCGGGGCGCAGGCGGGCCTTGGCGACCTCCTGGACCTCCTCGGCGGTGACGTCGAGGACGCGCCGCACGGCGGTCAGGGCGAGCTGCGGGTCGCCGAACAGGACGGCGAACCGGCACAGTTCGTCGGCGCGGCCCGCGACCGTGCCGAGCCGGTCCAGCCACTCGCGCTCCAACTGGGCCTGCGCGCGCTCCATTTCCTCGGCCGTGGGGCCCTCCTCGGCGAACCGGGCGAGCTCCTCGTCGACGGCGGCCTCGATGACCGGGACCTCGACATCGCCGGACGTCTTCACATCCAGCCACCCCAGGGAGGGAGCTCCGGCCAGGCGCAGCAGGCCGAACCCGGCCGCGACGGCGGTGCGGTCGCGGCGTACGAGCCGGTTGTAGAGCCGGGAGGACTCGCCGCCGCCGAGGACGGTGAGCGCCACGTCGGCCGCGTCGGACGCGCGCGTGCCGTCCTCCGGGAGCCGGTAGGCGGCCATCAGGGCGCGCGCCGGGACCTCCTCCTCGACGACCTCGCGCAGCTGCTCGCCCATGATGTCGGGCAGCGAGCCGTCACGCGGGGCGGGCTTGCCGTCGTGCCCGGGGATGGAGCCGAAGTACTTCTCGACCCAGGCGAGCGTCTGCTCCGGGTCGATGTCGCCGACGACCGACAGCACCGCGTTGTTGGGCGCGTAGTAGGTGCGGAAGAACGCGCGGGCGTCCTCCAGGGTGGCCGCGTCCAGGTCCGCCATCGACCCGATCGGGGTGTGGTGGTAGGGGTGGCCCTCGGGGTACGCAAGCGCGGTCAGCTTCTCGAACGCGGTGCCGTAGGGCACGTTGTCGTAGCGCTGCCGGCGTTCGTTCTTGACGACGTCCCGCTGGTTCTCCATGGACTCGTCGTCGAGCGCGGCGAGCAGCGAACCCATGCGGTCGGCCTCCAGCCAGAGCGCGAGCTCCAGCTGGTGGGTGGGCATGGTCTCGAAGTAGTTGGTCCGCTCGAAGCTCGTCGTGCCGTTGAGCGAACCGCCCGCGCCCTGGACGAGTTCGAAGTGGCCGTTGCCGTGGACCTGCTTGGAGCCCTGGAACATCAGGTGCTCGAAGAGGTGAGCAAGTCCGGTACGGCCCTTGACCTCGTGGCGCGAGCCGACGTCGTACCAGAGGCACACCGCCGCGACCGGGGTCAGGTGGTCCTCGGAGAGCACCACGCGAAGGCCGTTGGCCAGGCGGTGCTCGGTCGCTGTCAGGCCGCCGGAGCCTGCCTCAGCTGTGGCCGTGTGACCCATGGGCATGTACGTCCCTTCGATCGCGGAAACTGCGTAGTTCCTGTCGGTCCTGCCACTGTATGCAAGCGCGCCGACAGGTGGCGAAGTTCCCGCACCTCGTACGCCGAGAGCGAGACTCGCGTACGTCACAGCCGTGTCCCGGCAGACCCTCCGAGGGCCGCTACGGACGGGTCGCGGTCGGCGTTGTCAGTGGGGCGGTCCACAATGGTCCGCGTCAGATCCGTTCATGCCCCGGCAGAGACTGTGAAGGAGCCGCAGCAGCGATGGCCCGCCGCAGCACGAAGACCCCGCCGCCCGACGACTCGTACGAGGAGAAGATCCTCGACATCGACGTCGTGGACGAAATGCAGGGCTCCTTCCTCGAGTACGCGTACTCGGTCATCTACTCGCGAGCCCTGCCGGACGCGCGCGACGGCCTCAAGCCCGTGCACCGCCGCATCGTCTACCAGATGAACGAGATGGGCCTGCGCCCCGACCGCGGCTATGTGAAGTGCGCCCGCGTCGTCGGCGAGGTCATGGGTAAGCTCCACCCGCACGGCGACGCGTCGATCTACGACGCGCTGGTGCGCCTGGCGCAGCCCTTCTCCATGCGCCTGCCGCTGGTCGACGGCCACGGCAACTTCGGGTCGCTCGGCAACGACGACCCGCCGGCCGCCATGCGTTACACCGAGTGCCGGATGGCCGACGCGACGTCACTGATGACCGAGTCCATCGACGAGGACACGGTCAATTTCACGCCGAACTACGACGGCCAGGAGCAGGAACCGGACGTCCTCCCGGCGGCGTACCCGAACCTGCTGGTCAACGGCTCGTCCGGCATCGCCGTCGGTATGGCGACGAACATGCCGCCGCACAACCTCGGCGAGGTCATCGCCGCCGCCCGCCACCTCATCCGGTACCCGGGCGCCGACCTCGAGACGCTGATGAAGTTCGTCCCGGGCCCCGACCTGCCCACCGGCGGCCGGATCGTCGGCCTCACCGGGATCAGGGACGCGTACGAGTCGGGCCGCGGCACCTTCAAGATCCGCGCCACGGTGTCCGTGGAGGACGTGACGGCGCGCCGCAAGGGCCTGGTCGTCACCGAACTGCCCTTCACCGTCGGCCCGGAGAAGGTGATCGCCAAGATCAAGGACCTGGTCGGCGCCAAGAAGCTGCAGGGCATCGCCGATGTGAAGGACCTCACAGACCGTGCGCACGGGCTGCGTCTGGTCATCGAGATCAAGAACGGCTTCGTGCCGGAAGCGGTCCTGGAGCAGCTCTACAAGCTGACGCCGATGGAGGAGTCCTTCGGCATCAACAACGTGGCCCTGGTGGACGGCCAGCCGCTGACGCTGGGCCTCAAGGAGCTCCTGGAGGTCTACCTCGACCACCGCTTCGACGTCGTGCGCCGCCGCAGCGAGTTCCGCCGCGGCAAGAAGCGCGACCGGCTGCACCTGGTCGAGGGCCTCCTCGTCGCCCTTCTGGACATCGACGAGGTCATCCGTCTCATCCGCTCCAGCGAGAACTCGGCGCAGGCCAAGGAGCGCCTGATCGAGCACTTCTCGCTCTCCGAGATCCAGACGCAGTACATCCTGGACACGCCGCTGCGCCGCCTGACCAAGTTCGACCGCATCGAGCTGGAGTCGGAGCGCGACCGGCTCAACGGCGAGATCGACGAGCTGACCGGCATCCTGGATTCGGACTCCGAGCTGCGCAAGCTGGTCTCCGGCGAACTGGCCGCCGTGGCCAAGAAGTTCGGCACCGACCGGCGTACGGTTCTCCTGGAGTCCGCGGGCACCGTCGCCTCGGCGGTCCCGCTCCAGGTGGCGGACGACCCGTGCCGGGTGCTGCTGTCCTCGACGGGCCTCCTCGCCCGTACGGCCAACGGCGACCCCTTCGGGGAAGTCGAGGACGCCAAGCGCGCCAAGCACGACCTGATCGTCTCCGCAGTGCCCGCGACGGCCCGCGGCGAGGTCGGCGCGGTCACGTCCTCCGGTCGTCTGCTCCGCCTGAACGTCATCGACCTGCCGCAACTGCCGGAGACGGCGTCGGCGCCCAACCTCTCCGGGGGCGCGCCGATCTCGGAGTTCCTGTCCTCCCTGGAGGCGGACGAGTCGGTGGTCTGTCTGACGACGCTCGACGAGTCGTCGCCCGGCCTGGCGATCGGCACCGAGCAGGGTGTCGTCAAGCGTGTGGTGCCCGACTATCCCTCGAACAAGGAGGAGTTGGAGGTCATCACCCTCAAGGACGGCGACAAGATCGTCGGCGCGGTCGAGCTGCGCACCGGCGAGGAGGACCTGGTCTTCATCACGGACGACGCCCAGCTGCTGCGCTACCAGGCCTCGCAGGTCCGCCCGCAGGGCCGCGCGGCGGGCGGCATGGCGGGCATCAAGCTCACCGACGGCGCGAAGGTGATCTCCTTCACGGCGGTCGACCCGGCGGTGGACGCGGTGGTGTTCACGGTGGCGGGCTCGCGCGGCACGCTGGACGACTCCGTCCAGACCACGGCCAAGCTCACCCCGTTCGACCAGTACCCGCGCAAGGGCCGCGCCACGGGCGGCGTGCGCTGCCAGCGGTTCCTGAAGGGCGAGGACTGCCTGTCGCTGGGCTGGGCCGGCCCGGCACCGGCGCGGGCCGCGCAGCGGAACGGCACGCCCGCCGAGCTGCCGGAGATGGACCCGCGCCGGGACGGCTCGGGCGTGTCCCTGGCGAAGACGGTGGCGGTGGTGGCGGGCCCGGTGTAACCCCTGGCCGGCCCGCGGACTGGGGTCAGCCCTCCGGGCTCGGCTCCTGTACGTAGCGCAGGACGCCCCACATGCTGTGCTCGTCGGCGTGTGGGGCGTCCTCTTTGCACGCCTCCAGCTCCTTGGCCAGAGCCGCCGTGTCGATGCCGGAGCCGATCAGGACGAGCTGGGTGAGCCGCGCCTCGGCACGGGCCCAGGGCTCCGGATAGAAGCGCAGGAACCGCCCGACGGCATGCACGGCATACCGGTTGACGCTGTCCTGGACGCCGAAATCGACGTACCCCTTGATGCGGTAGAGCCCCTCGGGCCTGCTGTCCAGGAAGTCCATCAACCGCCGGGGGCCGAGGGGCGCTTCGGAACTGAAGGAGAGGGATTCGTAGGCGGAGTGCAGGTGGTCGTCGTGGCTCTGCCGATCGCCCTCGTCGTGCCGGTGGAGGTCGTCGAAGGACAACTGCCCGATGCGCTCCTCGCTCGGCCGGCAGTCGAAGAGGAACCCGGGATCGATACGGCCGTAGCCGGCGGGGACGACGGCGGCACGGTCGGCGAGCTCTCGCACGGCGCGGAGCACCCGCTCACTGTCCGCCGCCCGGTCGACCTTGTTGACGACGACAAGGTCGGCGAGTGCGAGATGCCGTTCGATCTCGGGATGCTTCGCGCGCGTCGCGTCGAACTCGGCGGCGTCGACGACCTCGACGAGCCCGCCGTACACGATCCGCGGATGCTCACTCGCGAGCACCATCCGCACGAGCTCCTGGGGCTCGGCAAGCCCGCTCGCCTCGATGACGATGACGTCGATCCGGGCCGAAGGCTGGGCGAGCCGCTCCAGATAGACGTCGAGCTCACTGGCGTCGACGGCACAGCACAGGCACCCGTTGCCCAGGGAGACGGTGGAATCCCCCAGCGCCCCGGCCACCGCCATGGCATCGATCTCGATCGCGCCGAAGTCGTTGACGACGGCTCCGATCCGACTGCCGCCGCTGTGGTGCAGCAGGTGATTGAGCAGTGTGGTCT containing:
- a CDS encoding M16 family metallopeptidase → MTELATMDFHPQPQAGEARPWAFPSPERGTLDNGLTVLRCHRPGQQVVAVEVILAAPLEAEPAGLDGIATIMARSFSEGTDKHSAEEFAAELERCGATLDAHADHPGVRLSLEVPVSRLPKALGLLADALRAPAFADSEVERLVRNRLDEIPHEAANPARRAAKELSKELFPATARMSRPRQGTEETVQKIDSAAVRAFYEKHVRPATGTAVIVGDLTGVDLDALLADTLGSWTGSSAEPRPVPPVSADDTGRVIIVDRPGAVQTQLLIGRVGADRHDRVWPAQVLGTYCLGGTLTSRLDRVLREEKGYTYGVRAFGQVLRAAPDGTGVAMLAISGSVDTPNTGPALDDLWKVLRTLAAEGLTDAERDVAVQNLVGVAPLKFETAAAVASTLADQVEQYLPDDYQATLYQQLAATGTVEATAAAVSAFPVDRLVTVLVGDAAQIEEPVQALGIGEVSVVRAE
- a CDS encoding M16 family metallopeptidase, whose product is MGHTATAEAGSGGLTATEHRLANGLRVVLSEDHLTPVAAVCLWYDVGSRHEVKGRTGLAHLFEHLMFQGSKQVHGNGHFELVQGAGGSLNGTTSFERTNYFETMPTHQLELALWLEADRMGSLLAALDDESMENQRDVVKNERRQRYDNVPYGTAFEKLTALAYPEGHPYHHTPIGSMADLDAATLEDARAFFRTYYAPNNAVLSVVGDIDPEQTLAWVEKYFGSIPGHDGKPAPRDGSLPDIMGEQLREVVEEEVPARALMAAYRLPEDGTRASDAADVALTVLGGGESSRLYNRLVRRDRTAVAAGFGLLRLAGAPSLGWLDVKTSGDVEVPVIEAAVDEELARFAEEGPTAEEMERAQAQLEREWLDRLGTVAGRADELCRFAVLFGDPQLALTAVRRVLDVTAEEVQEVAKARLRPDNRAVLVYEPTAAETAEDTDAAEDTDEEAAK
- a CDS encoding DNA gyrase/topoisomerase IV subunit A, with amino-acid sequence MARRSTKTPPPDDSYEEKILDIDVVDEMQGSFLEYAYSVIYSRALPDARDGLKPVHRRIVYQMNEMGLRPDRGYVKCARVVGEVMGKLHPHGDASIYDALVRLAQPFSMRLPLVDGHGNFGSLGNDDPPAAMRYTECRMADATSLMTESIDEDTVNFTPNYDGQEQEPDVLPAAYPNLLVNGSSGIAVGMATNMPPHNLGEVIAAARHLIRYPGADLETLMKFVPGPDLPTGGRIVGLTGIRDAYESGRGTFKIRATVSVEDVTARRKGLVVTELPFTVGPEKVIAKIKDLVGAKKLQGIADVKDLTDRAHGLRLVIEIKNGFVPEAVLEQLYKLTPMEESFGINNVALVDGQPLTLGLKELLEVYLDHRFDVVRRRSEFRRGKKRDRLHLVEGLLVALLDIDEVIRLIRSSENSAQAKERLIEHFSLSEIQTQYILDTPLRRLTKFDRIELESERDRLNGEIDELTGILDSDSELRKLVSGELAAVAKKFGTDRRTVLLESAGTVASAVPLQVADDPCRVLLSSTGLLARTANGDPFGEVEDAKRAKHDLIVSAVPATARGEVGAVTSSGRLLRLNVIDLPQLPETASAPNLSGGAPISEFLSSLEADESVVCLTTLDESSPGLAIGTEQGVVKRVVPDYPSNKEELEVITLKDGDKIVGAVELRTGEEDLVFITDDAQLLRYQASQVRPQGRAAGGMAGIKLTDGAKVISFTAVDPAVDAVVFTVAGSRGTLDDSVQTTAKLTPFDQYPRKGRATGGVRCQRFLKGEDCLSLGWAGPAPARAAQRNGTPAELPEMDPRRDGSGVSLAKTVAVVAGPV
- a CDS encoding CobW family GTP-binding protein, which encodes MSQPSPQQIQIGPIQVGQIPVVVLAGFLGSGKTTLLNHLLHHSGGSRIGAVVNDFGAIEIDAMAVAGALGDSTVSLGNGCLCCAVDASELDVYLERLAQPSARIDVIVIEASGLAEPQELVRMVLASEHPRIVYGGLVEVVDAAEFDATRAKHPEIERHLALADLVVVNKVDRAADSERVLRAVRELADRAAVVPAGYGRIDPGFLFDCRPSEERIGQLSFDDLHRHDEGDRQSHDDHLHSAYESLSFSSEAPLGPRRLMDFLDSRPEGLYRIKGYVDFGVQDSVNRYAVHAVGRFLRFYPEPWARAEARLTQLVLIGSGIDTAALAKELEACKEDAPHADEHSMWGVLRYVQEPSPEG